One segment of Ziziphus jujuba cultivar Dongzao chromosome 12, ASM3175591v1 DNA contains the following:
- the LOC125418411 gene encoding uncharacterized protein LOC125418411 isoform X1: MQIVFCSSLCIFLTLLSHRVSSEGHASIPPRGWNSYDSFCWTISEQEYLQSAEIISNRLHPHGYEYAVVDYLWYRRKVPGAYPDSLGFDVIDEWGRMIPDPDRWPSSKDGKGFTEIANKVHSLGLKFGIHVMRGISTQAVNANTPILDITTGAAYEESGRQWTAKDIGIKERACAWMQNGFMSVNTKLGAGRAFLKSLYVQYAEWGVDFVKHDCVFGDDLDLDEITFVSEVLKELDRPILYSLSPGTGVTPAMAKKVNGLVNMYRITGDDWDTWGDVVSHFDITRDFSTANMVGATGLMGKSWPDLDMLPLGWLTDQGSNEGPHRNCNLTLDEQKTQTTLWSMAKSPLMFGGDVRNIDDATYGLITNPTLLEINSFSSNNLEFPYITSANSFKKEDQLSTLQSGRHLTDGRPPQTPSLSLTSCADVRAIGWSVEALDQDPKQICWREKLSNKHQAPFCLYKRESHVASDEDIGYQQQYQGKFHLLATGRSEFCLHASPKRKITSKEQSRGSFSPCRRDANQLWEFNPNGTLANSYSSQCATMNSLKAKNVISTGVRSWIATGRKGEIYLAFFNLNAEKTVISASISDLAKALPGKNLNGASCKANEIWSGKDFGIISQSISTPVEIHGAALFVLNCVAA; the protein is encoded by the exons ATGCAGATCGTCTTTTGCAGCTCTCTCTGTATCTTCCTTACCCTTCTCAGCCACAG GGTATCATCAGAAGGACATGCTAGCATTCCACCCAGAGGTTGGAACTCCTATGATTCTTTTTGCTGGACGATTTCTGAACAAGAGTACTTGCAAAGTGCTGAAATCATATCTAACCGGCTTCATCCTCATGGATATGAG TATGCTGTGGTGGACTACCTTTGGTATAGAAGAAAGGTTCCGGGTGCTTATCCCGATTCTCTTGGATTCGATGTAATTGATGAATGGGGGAGAATGATCCCTGATCCAGATAGGTGGCCTTCCTCCAAAGATGGAAAAGGGTTCACTGAAATAGCAAATAAAGTACATAGCCTGGGTTTGAAGTTTGGTATTCATGTTATGAGAGGAATTAGTACACAGGCAGTGAATGCTAATACCCCTATCTTGGATATCACCACG GGAGCTGCTTATGAAGAGTCTGGAAGACAGTGGACTGCAAAAGATATAGGGATTAAGGAAAGGGCTTGTGCATGGATGCAAAATGGTTTCATGAGTGTGAACACCAAGTTAGGGGCTGGAAGGGCCTTTCTAAAGTCACTCTATGTGCAGTATGCCGAGTGGGGAGTTGATTTTG TGAAACATGACTGTGTGTTTGGTGATGACTTGGATTTGGATGAAATAACCTTTGTTTCAGAG GTTCTGAAGGAACTTGACCGCCCCATTTTATATTCTCTTTCTCCTGGAACCGGTGTTACACCTGCCATGGCTAAGAAGGTCAATGGACTAGTCAACATGTACCGTATAACTGGTGACGATTGGGATACATGGGGTGACGTTGTATCCCATTTTGATATTAccag GGATTTTTCTACCGCCAATATGGTGGGAGCAACAGGATTGATGGGGAAATCATGGCCTGACTTAGATATGTTACCGTTGGGATGGCTTACCGATCAAG GTTCCAATGAAGGTCCCCACAGAAACTGTAACCTTACTTTAGATGAGCAAAAAACTCAG ACAACGTTGTGGTCTATGGCCAAGTCTCCTCTTATGTTTGGAGGAGATGTGAGAAACATTGATGATGCTACTTACGGTCTCATCACTAATCCTACACTGCTGGAGATAAATTCTTTTAGCTCAAACAATTTGGAG TTTCCTTACATAACGAGTGCAAACAGTTTCAAGAAGGAAGACCAGCTTTCTACCTTGCAATCAGGGAGACATTTGACAGATGGAAGACCTCCACAAACGCCTTCTCTGAGTCTCACTAGCTGTGCGGATGTGAGAGCAATTGGTTGGTCTGTTGAAGCTCTTGATCAAGATCCTAAACAGATCTGCTGGAGGGAAAAATTAAGCAACAAACATCAGGCACCTTTTTGCCTATACAAGAGAGAATCTCATGTGGCATC AGATGAAGATATAGGTTACCAACAGCAATACCAAGGGAAGTTTCATTTATTAGCAACTGGTAGAAGTGAGTTTTGCTTGCATGCTTCTCCCAAGAGAAAGATCACTTCCAAAGAGCAAAGTAGAGGTTCATTTTCTCCTTGTCGACGGGATGCTAACCAG CTATGGGAATTTAATCCTAATGGAACCCTGGCAAACAGTTATTCCAGCCAATGCGCAACAATGAATTCTCTTAAag CTAAGAATGTCATTTCCACTGGTGTTCGATCTTGGATTGCGACCGGAAGAAAAG GAGAAATATATCTAGCTTTCTTCAACCTCAACGCAGAGAAGACAGTAATATCAGCAAGTATATCTGACTTGGCCAAGGCACTTCCTGGTAAAAATTTAAATGGAGCTTCTTGCAAGGCCAATGAAATATGGAGTGGAAAAGACTTTGGGATAATAAGCCAGTCAATATCAACACCGGTAGAAATACATGGTGCTGCACTATTTGTCCTCAACTGTGTTGCtgcatga
- the LOC125418411 gene encoding uncharacterized protein LOC125418411 isoform X2: protein MQIVFCSSLCIFLTLLSHRVSSEGHASIPPRGWNSYDSFCWTISEQEYLQSAEIISNRLHPHGYEYAVVDYLWYRRKVPGAYPDSLGFDVIDEWGRMIPDPDRWPSSKDGKGFTEIANKVHSLGLKFGIHVMRGISTQAVNANTPILDITTGAAYEESGRQWTAKDIGIKERACAWMQNGFMSVNTKLGAGRAFLKSLYVQYAEWGVDFVKHDCVFGDDLDLDEITFVSEELDRPILYSLSPGTGVTPAMAKKVNGLVNMYRITGDDWDTWGDVVSHFDITRDFSTANMVGATGLMGKSWPDLDMLPLGWLTDQGSNEGPHRNCNLTLDEQKTQTTLWSMAKSPLMFGGDVRNIDDATYGLITNPTLLEINSFSSNNLEFPYITSANSFKKEDQLSTLQSGRHLTDGRPPQTPSLSLTSCADVRAIGWSVEALDQDPKQICWREKLSNKHQAPFCLYKRESHVASDEDIGYQQQYQGKFHLLATGRSEFCLHASPKRKITSKEQSRGSFSPCRRDANQLWEFNPNGTLANSYSSQCATMNSLKAKNVISTGVRSWIATGRKGEIYLAFFNLNAEKTVISASISDLAKALPGKNLNGASCKANEIWSGKDFGIISQSISTPVEIHGAALFVLNCVAA from the exons ATGCAGATCGTCTTTTGCAGCTCTCTCTGTATCTTCCTTACCCTTCTCAGCCACAG GGTATCATCAGAAGGACATGCTAGCATTCCACCCAGAGGTTGGAACTCCTATGATTCTTTTTGCTGGACGATTTCTGAACAAGAGTACTTGCAAAGTGCTGAAATCATATCTAACCGGCTTCATCCTCATGGATATGAG TATGCTGTGGTGGACTACCTTTGGTATAGAAGAAAGGTTCCGGGTGCTTATCCCGATTCTCTTGGATTCGATGTAATTGATGAATGGGGGAGAATGATCCCTGATCCAGATAGGTGGCCTTCCTCCAAAGATGGAAAAGGGTTCACTGAAATAGCAAATAAAGTACATAGCCTGGGTTTGAAGTTTGGTATTCATGTTATGAGAGGAATTAGTACACAGGCAGTGAATGCTAATACCCCTATCTTGGATATCACCACG GGAGCTGCTTATGAAGAGTCTGGAAGACAGTGGACTGCAAAAGATATAGGGATTAAGGAAAGGGCTTGTGCATGGATGCAAAATGGTTTCATGAGTGTGAACACCAAGTTAGGGGCTGGAAGGGCCTTTCTAAAGTCACTCTATGTGCAGTATGCCGAGTGGGGAGTTGATTTTG TGAAACATGACTGTGTGTTTGGTGATGACTTGGATTTGGATGAAATAACCTTTGTTTCAGAG GAACTTGACCGCCCCATTTTATATTCTCTTTCTCCTGGAACCGGTGTTACACCTGCCATGGCTAAGAAGGTCAATGGACTAGTCAACATGTACCGTATAACTGGTGACGATTGGGATACATGGGGTGACGTTGTATCCCATTTTGATATTAccag GGATTTTTCTACCGCCAATATGGTGGGAGCAACAGGATTGATGGGGAAATCATGGCCTGACTTAGATATGTTACCGTTGGGATGGCTTACCGATCAAG GTTCCAATGAAGGTCCCCACAGAAACTGTAACCTTACTTTAGATGAGCAAAAAACTCAG ACAACGTTGTGGTCTATGGCCAAGTCTCCTCTTATGTTTGGAGGAGATGTGAGAAACATTGATGATGCTACTTACGGTCTCATCACTAATCCTACACTGCTGGAGATAAATTCTTTTAGCTCAAACAATTTGGAG TTTCCTTACATAACGAGTGCAAACAGTTTCAAGAAGGAAGACCAGCTTTCTACCTTGCAATCAGGGAGACATTTGACAGATGGAAGACCTCCACAAACGCCTTCTCTGAGTCTCACTAGCTGTGCGGATGTGAGAGCAATTGGTTGGTCTGTTGAAGCTCTTGATCAAGATCCTAAACAGATCTGCTGGAGGGAAAAATTAAGCAACAAACATCAGGCACCTTTTTGCCTATACAAGAGAGAATCTCATGTGGCATC AGATGAAGATATAGGTTACCAACAGCAATACCAAGGGAAGTTTCATTTATTAGCAACTGGTAGAAGTGAGTTTTGCTTGCATGCTTCTCCCAAGAGAAAGATCACTTCCAAAGAGCAAAGTAGAGGTTCATTTTCTCCTTGTCGACGGGATGCTAACCAG CTATGGGAATTTAATCCTAATGGAACCCTGGCAAACAGTTATTCCAGCCAATGCGCAACAATGAATTCTCTTAAag CTAAGAATGTCATTTCCACTGGTGTTCGATCTTGGATTGCGACCGGAAGAAAAG GAGAAATATATCTAGCTTTCTTCAACCTCAACGCAGAGAAGACAGTAATATCAGCAAGTATATCTGACTTGGCCAAGGCACTTCCTGGTAAAAATTTAAATGGAGCTTCTTGCAAGGCCAATGAAATATGGAGTGGAAAAGACTTTGGGATAATAAGCCAGTCAATATCAACACCGGTAGAAATACATGGTGCTGCACTATTTGTCCTCAACTGTGTTGCtgcatga
- the LOC125418097 gene encoding sufE-like protein 2, chloroplastic, whose translation MNSSSTITTSTHFHSSSSCTKILRKRYDNYETRHSALKFNAENEKNKFLILSLKSIKNYGFSPKSPSKLHARNPSLPAEVEFERPLETDGLVVADKLQLLVLEFKSLDEPLDRVKRLLHYAAILPPYDESARVAENRVVGCATQVWLEVEMDDLGRMRFRADSDSEISKGFCSCLIWMLDGAKPEEVSEMRAEDLEHVNVGLYVKANSRVNTWQNVLISMQKRTKALVMERGGKNPPLLEPLPSLIVNHGSSAEAQGCLFPTRLVLPELQTFDERQSLMSK comes from the exons ATGAACTCTTCTTCGACCATTACAACAAGTACTCATTTtcattcttcatcttcttgtacCAAAATATTGCGAAAACGTTATGATAATTACGAAACTAGACACAGTGCACTGAAATTCAACGCAGAAAACGAGAAGAACAAGTTCTTGATCTTGTCGCTGAAAAGCATCAAAAACTACGGTTTCAGTCCCAAGTCTCCGTCAAAGTTACATGCTCGAAACCCTAGCTTGCCGGCGGAGGTTGAGTTTGAGAGGCCGTTAGAGACCGATGGTCTCGTTGTCGCCGATAAACTTCAGCTACTGGTTTTGGAATTCAAGTCTCTGGATGAACCATTGGACCGCGTCAAACGGCTGCTTCACTACGCGGCGATTCTTCCACCATACGATGAGTCGGCGAGGGTGGCGGAGAACCGAGTCGTGGGGTGTGCGACTCAGGTTTGGTTGGAGGTGGAGATGGACGATTTGGGCAGAATGAGATTCAGAGCGGATAGCGATTCGGAGATATCGAAAGGGTTCTGTTCGTGCCTGATTTGGATGCTGGATGGTGCGAAGCCCGAGGAGGTTTCGGAGATGAGGGCGGAGGATTTGGAGCATGTGAATGTGGGTCTGTACGTGAAAGCGAATTCCAGAGTGAACACGTGGCAAAACGTGTTGATCAGTATGCAGAAGAGGACAAAAGCTTTGGTTATGGAAAGGGGAGGAAAAAACCCTCCATTGTTGGAGCCTTTGCCTTCTTTGATTGTAAACCATGGAAGTTCCGCCGAAGCTCAG GGCTGCTTGTTTCCTACTAGGTTGGTACTGCCAGAATTGCAGACGTTCGATGAAAGACAATCTCTAATGAG TAAATGA
- the LOC107428524 gene encoding high-affinity nitrate transporter 3.2, which produces MEYPILIPFILFCFAKTCHGDGAGVLFSTLPKTLLVAASPQQGQVLQAGEDRITVKWSLNESFQATGVDKLYKKVKVTLCYAPISQIDRGWRRTVDNLRKDKTCQFTIDNRAYDASSQSNQSLDWTIGENVPTATYFVRVYAYNSADEEVGFGQTTDAKKTSNLFVIKGVSGRHNSLEVVSICFSAFSVVAFFGFFLVEKRKNRSLSKN; this is translated from the exons ATGGAATATCCTATTCTCATCCCTTTCATACTCTTCTGCTTTGCAAAAACTTGCCATGGAGATGGAGCTGGTGTTCTCTTCTCCACCCTTCCTAAAACTCTGCTGGTCGCTGCTTCTCCACAACAGGGACAAG TTCTTCAAGCTGGGGAGGACAGAATCACTGTGAAATGGAGTTTGAATGAGAGTTTTCAAGCAACAGGGGTTGATAAACTTTACAAGAAAGTGAAAGTGACTCTTTGTTATGCTCCTATTAGCCAGATTGACCGTGGATGGAGAAGAACCGTGGACAATCTGAGGAAGGACAAGACCTGCCAATTCACCATTGATAACAGAGCCTATGATGCCTCATCTCAAAGCAATCAGAGCTTGGATTGGACAATTGGGGAAAATGTTCCTACAGCTACTTACTTTGTGAGAGTCTACGCTTATAACTCTGCCGATGAAGAAGTGGGTTTTGGTCAGACTACTGATGCTAAGAAGACCAGCAATCTGTTTGTAATCAAAGGTGTCAGTGGACGTCATAATTCACTCGAGGTAGTCTCAATTTGCTTCTCTGCTTTCTCTGTTGTGGCTTTCTTTGGTTTTTTCCTggtggagaaaagaaaaaacagaagcCTCTCAAAAAATTGA
- the LOC125418589 gene encoding eukaryotic translation initiation factor 4B2, protein MSKPWGGIGAWAAEAERAEAEEKEAEAAAAAAAATAASESQSFPSLKEAVNAKPKKKKMTFSLSEFNKSTYSDSGPGARPNEYKGLTPDEMLRLPTGPKERSPEEMQYGRLGGGFSSYGRSGPPSGRLRDREDGDGSWGGGGRKSYGGFDEERRGPSSRVSDFDQPSRADEVDNWAMGKKSLPSFESGRQNRYGSLGSGGASRADEVDNWAVGKKPLPSTRSSTFGSGGFRDSSGFRDSEPDRWTRGGGLREAERERPRLVLDPPKGDAGANEPPVVKTNRPSPFGDARPREDVLAEKGLDWKKMESEFEAKKTSRPTSAHSSRPSSAQSSRSEGPGLQAGENVVKSKPKVNPFGDAKPREVLLEKQGKDWRKLDRELEHRSVDRPETDEEKALKEEIDHLRKELEEQSNLNGESVQASGGHQPSLHDIILDKEAELEKLAHELDDKVRFGQKAIERPGSGAGRPGSGAGRAGSFLERTPSQSGSIDESRSVGLSDRPRSRGTGDMYARPADDRKAFQGGRERGFLGSRDLDRSRSRERW, encoded by the exons ATGTCGAAACCATGGGGTGGTATCGGAGCTTGGGCCGCCGAGGCGGAGCGAGCCGAAGCCGAGGAGAAGGAGGCTGAGGCGGCGGCTGCGGCGGCTGCTGCGACGGCTGCCTCCGAGTCGCAGAGTTTTCCGAGTCTCAAAGAAGCAGTGAACGCCAAgcccaagaagaagaagatgacctTCAGTCTCTCTGAGTTCAATAAGTCTACTTACTCCGATTCCGGACCCGGTGCTAGACCCAACGAGTACAAGGGTTTGACGCCGGACGAGATGCTTCGCCTCCCTACCGGACCCAAAGAAAGGTCGCCGGAGGAAATGCAGTATGGTCGACTCGGTGGCGGTTTCTCATCCTACGGTCGGTCTGGTCCTCCTTCTGGTCGTCTACGTGACCGTGAAGATGGTGATGGTTCTTGGGGTGGTGGTGGTCGAAAATCGTATGGTGGATTCGATGAGGAACGAAGGGGTCCATCTTCTAGGGTTTCAGATTTCGATCAACCTTCTAGGGCTGACGAAGTGGACAATTGGGCAATGGGGAAAAAGTCTCTCCCTTCATTCGAATCGGGTCGGCAAAACAGGTACGGGTCGCTCGGAAGTGGTGGTGCTTCTAGGGCCGACGAGGTTGATAACTGGGCGGTTGGGAAAAAGCCTCTTCCTTCTACTAGATCCTCTACATTCGGCTCCGGTGGTTTTCGCGATTCGAGTGGTTTTCGTGACTCGGAGCCCGATCGCTGGACCCGAGGTGGTGGATTGCGTGAGGCAGAAAGAGAGCGACCAAGATTGGTTTTGGATCCACCGAAAGGCGATGCCGGAGCAAATGAACCGCCGGTAGTGAAGACGAACAGGCCCAGTCCGTTTGGTGATGCGAGGCCCAGAGAGGATGTTCTGGCTGAGAAAGGGTTGGATTGGAAGAAGATGGAGTCTGAATTTGAGGCCAAGAAAACGAGTAGGCCAACCAGTGCGCATTCAAGCAGGCCTTCAAGTGCACAATCCAGCCGGTCTGAAGGTCCTGGATTGCAGGCTGGCGAAAATGTGGTGAAGTCGAAGCCCAAGGTGAATCCATTTGGGGATGCCAAACCTAGGGAAGTTTTGCTGGAGAAACAAGGTAAAGATTGGCGGAAGCTTGATCGTGAATTGGAGCATCGTAGTGTTGACAG ACCTGAGACAGACGAGGAAAAGGCATTGAAGGAAGAAATAGATCATCTAAGAAAGGAACTTGAGGAGCAATCTAATCTCAACGGGGAATCTGTGCAAGCGTCTGGTGGACACCAGCCCAGTTTACATGATATTATTCTTGACAAAGAAGCAGAATTGGAAAAGCTGGCTCATGAATTGGATGACAAAGTACGTTTTGGACAGAAAGCCATTGAAAGGCCTGGTTCTGGAGCAGGTAGGCCTGGTTCTGGAGCAGGGAGGGCTGGTAGCTTTCTTGAGAGAACACCTTCTCAATCTGGGTCAATTGATGAATCTAGAAGTGTGGGTTTGTCAGACAGGCCTCGATCACGTGGCACAGGAGATATGTATGCAAGACCTGCTGATGATAGAAAAGCATTTCAAGGTGGCAGGGAAAGAGGATTTCTGGGCAGCAGAGACTTGGACAG GTCAAGATCGAGGGAAAGATGGTGA
- the LOC107428446 gene encoding GDSL esterase/lipase At5g14450-like, with translation MFEAGFSPISLDIQLLQFEQFKARTEELYNEATSSYVKTSLPRPEDFPKALYTLDIGQNDLTAGIKSMTEKQLLASMPHIINLLAHAVEKLYQLGARVFWIHNTGPIGCLPYSLIKYPPKPGNMDQNGCIKSHNEIAKEFNRQLKETVSQLRVQLSDAVLTYVDVFLAKYSLISEAQKHGFVNPLGYCCGHDGDYYVQCGKKAMVNGTEIFGAACSDPSLYISWDSIHYSHAANRWIAYHIVDGSLSDPPVAITQACHGPARS, from the exons ATGTTCGAGGCGGGATTCAGTCCGATTTCCCTTGATATACAGCTTTTGCAGTTCGAGCAGTTCAAAGCACGAACTGAGGAGCTATACAATGAAG CTACATCTTCTTATGTCAAAACCAGTCTTCCAAGACCAGAGGATTTTCCTAAGGCATTATACACTTTGGATATTGGGCAGAATGATCTGACTGCTGGGATCAAATCCATGACAGAGAAACAACTTCTAGCGTCCATGCCACATATTATCAATCTACTTGCTCATGCAGTAGAG AAACTATACCAACTAGGTGCAAGAGTGTTTTGGATTCATAATACTGGTCCTATTGGTTGTTTGCCTTATTCTCTTATAAAGTATCCTCCAAAGCCTGGAAACATGGACCAAAATGGTTGTATAAAATCCCACAATGAGATTGCCAAGGAATTCAATAGGCAGCTCAAAGAGACGGTATCCCAACTTCGAGTGCAACTTTCTGATGCTGTACTTACTTATGTTGACGTCTTTTTGGCCAAATATTCATTAATCTCTGAAGCACAGAAGCATG GTTTTGTAAATCCACTTGGTTATTGTTGTGGGCATGATGGGGATTATTACGTTCAGTGTGGGAAGAAGGCAATGGTAAATGGGACAGAAATCTTTGGGGCTGCATGCAGTGATCCTTCCCTCTACATTAGTTGGGATTCTATACATTATTCTCATGCTGCAAATAGATGGATAGCCTACCATATTGTTGATGGTTCTCTCTCAGACCCTCCAGTTGCCATCACTCAAGCTTGTCACGGCCCTGCTCGTTCGTAG